From the genome of Gemmatimonadaceae bacterium:
TCTCGGGCTGACCGTGGTCACCGCGCCGTCCTTTGCCGTTAGGCGAGGGGCGGCGCGCTTGCTGAAGGACACGCTTTCAGGAGCCATCGAGCGTCTTCGCAATCCCAGGTAACTGGCATCTACGCAGAAAGACGCGGACAAAGCGTGACACGAGGGACACGACACGGATAAAGCGACTTTGTGTCTTATCCATGCCGTGACCGTTGTGTCCTGCTTTGTCCGCGTCTTCATGAGCGTAGATATACGACACTGTGGAAAGGCAACCTGCCCCCGGCCCGACCTGAACTCTCACCAGTTCAGCGCGCGAACCAGTACGACAGCTTGATGAGGAAGATGTCGTTGGACCGCTGGGCGAACAGCTCGCGGAGGTCGCCGCCGACGGTCTGGGTTCCCTCGATGGGGAATGAGCCGTCTCGTCCCTGGCTCCAGACGAGAAAGAGCGTCGAGCCCCGGCGATATTCCCAACGGAAGACCAGATTGGACCGGAACTGCTGCACGTTGAACCCGCCCGGGTCGTTGGTGACGGTCGTGTCGCCGTATGGCTGGTAGCGCGCCGCGTAGGCAACCGCGTGCGGGTCGGCCAGCTCGCGCACATTGGTGTACGTCCCCTTCGACACGAACGGCGACGCATACAGCTGCAGCGTCGCGTTAGGCGTGAACGCGTAGTCCAGCCGCCAGGTGAGGCTCAACGTGCGCTGCTCGAGATGCGCGAACGTATAGTGCTGCGCGCCCGCCGAATCGGTGTACGTGTCGAAGTACTGGGTATCGTTGCGATTGGTCGTGTAGCCGCCGTACACCGACGTCGAGAAGCGCGACGACACCTTGATGTCGAGCTCGGGCGACACGGTGAACCAGTGCGAACGGCCGCCGTCGCCGCGCCAGTAGTTGAACGAGACGGACGGCACCAGCGCATCGCGGTCGTCGCCCTGGATGCTGAGCCACGGCGCAAAATAGGAATCCTGCCGGATGGCCGGGCCGCCGCGCGCGCACCGGTCGCAGAAGGTTCTGCCTAACTGACCGAGCGTGCCGCCCATGTGCAGCCACCACCGGTCGTTGAACTGCGTGTGGATGTTGGTGTTGAACGCGCGCTCGGTGGGCAGCCCGGCGTCGCTCCAGTACTGCCAGTAGTTGACGTTCCACCGGAACTGCTGCCACACTGCGTTAGGCGTGCGGAACGCCAGGGCCGCCCACGTCGTCCACTCCTGCTGATCGGCTTGCAGGAGGAAACCCATGTCGTTGATCTCGAAGCCCGGCGAGCGGCGCTGATACGCCGTCTCCCACGACAGGAGCTTGCCGCCCACCTTCGCGGCCCGCACCTCGACGTTGGTGCCCGAGAGCGACGTCCGCGTCGAGTCGAAATGGAGCGGACCGTCCGGGCGCTGATACAGATGCACCGGGTCCTCCTGCGTCAGCGCGATCGCCGCCGGGGTGCCGCCGACGCGGCTCGCGTCGATCGAGCCGGACACCTCGTAGTCGCCCAGAAAGCGGCGTCGCGCATCGATGCCGCCCGCGTACGCGCTCGAGTGAAGATACGGACTGCTCGAGGGATCCATCCCGCGATTCACCCCGGTCAGGATGACCCCGACGCTGCCTAACCCACTCGCGTAGTCCTGGTTCCCGCGGACCACCGCATAGTTGGCCCGCGGCTCGAGCGTCACGTCGTTCGCGCCGCCGACACGATCGGTGACGGCGTCCATCACGCCTAACGAGAAACCGCCGGGAAACCGGCCCGTCAGCTTGGCCGCGCCGAGGATGCGCGTGGCCTGCTCGGCCGTCGAATCATCGTATTGACCCGCCAGCTCGGGGGCGCGACCGATGCGACGCGAGTAGAACAGTCCTTCACCGGTGTTGCAGTCGAGCACTACCACGCAGTTCACGTTGAACGTGAACAATCCCTTGCCTTCCACGAAAAACGGCCGCCGCTCGGCGAAAAAAGTCTCGAAGCCGGACAGGTTGAGCTGCGATGGGTCCGCATCGACCTGGCCGAAATCCGGATTGGCCGTCGCATTGAGCAGCACGTTAGACGAGAGCTGATACTTGAGATCACCGCCCACGCTCACTTGTTGATCGCGGTCGTAGCCAGACGATGCCGGACCCTGGACGTTCTTTGTGACCAGGTACGGCGTCACTTCCAGATCGCCCGGTCGCGCAAGACCGTCCAGGCCGGTGAGCTCGCCGAACTGCGACACGAGCCCGGTGCGCGACATGCGATAGAGCGGCCACGTGATGGTCTCGGTGTATCGCTGGATCACGCGCCAGATGAGAATGCCGAACACGCCATCCTTGCGCACCGAGTAGTGAAGTTGCGAGAGCGGAATTCGATATTCGGCGGTCCAGCCGAGCGAGTCGATGCGTGTGGCGACATCCCAGATCGCATCCCAGGCGACGTCTTCCGTGCCGTCGTTGTAGATCGCGTAGTCCGACTTCACGCCGGCAGGGTTCACGGAGAACTCGAATCCGGTGCGGTGATCGTGATACGAGTCAAGAAGAATGGTGATGTGGTCGGACGCGGTGGGATCGTCGCGTCGCGACAGGAGACTCACAATGGAGTCGGGATGCGGATCGTACGCGCGCACGAACACGTACAGGTTGTGCGCATCGTACGCGACGCGCGCCTCCGTTCGTGCTTTCGGTTGGGCGCCTTCTGTCGGCTCCGCTTCGAGAAATTGATTGATGACAGGCGCCGAGGCCCACACCGCGTCGTTGTCGCGGCCATCGATGACCGGCCCGGTCGTGGCCAGCGTTGCCGCAACCGACGTCGCCGTGGCGTGACGAACCGGGCTCGGCGCGTGCACAACCTGAGCTGCCGGGTGTGCTCCCTGCAGCGCTATCAGAAGCGTGAAACAAGAAACCACCGCGTCGCGTCGCCAATGAAGTCAGAGCTTGGACAACGCGACTCGGCGTTTCGTTTAAGCGAACTCCGATGCGGGAGGCTGATGCAGTGGGTCGCTTGCGTTGTCGGATGACAAACCGGTCATGGCACTGTGGCAGGGGCGCCGGTCGGCGTGGGTTCGTCAACAACAGGTGCAACAGCTTGAGGGGATAGCAAAAGTGAAACTTGTGCCGAACATCCAAAGGCTTCTCGTTTAACAATGGGCTTCCGCACTTCCGCTCCGCAACGAGTCGTTAGGCACCGGACGCCGGTGCCGTGTCGGTGAACAGGCTCACGTACGCGTCGTATCGGAACCGCCGGTGCCGCGCCCGGCCGGTGATCTCCGTCAACACACCAATCTCTTGCAGTCGCGCGGCGAGCGCGTTGGCGGCAGGGTACGTCGTCCCCGTCAGTTTCCGGATGCCGTCGACGGAAAGAACTGGACGATCGTAGAGCGACTCGAGCACCTTGTGCCCGGCGCCGGCCGCCCGCCCCAGGCGCTCGGTCACCGCCTTTCGATGCGTTTCCCGCATGAGCAAGATGCGCCGCGCAGTCTCCGCCGCGTCGGCGCTCACCTCGGCGACGCCCGTTAGGAAGAAGGCCAGCCACGATTCCCAATCCTCGTGGTCCCGGACGGCTTGCAGGTGCTCATAGTACGCTCGGCGATGCCGCTTGAAGTAGTGCGACAGGTACAGCACGGGCTTCTGCAGTAGGTTGGTCTGCACCAGGAGAAATGTGATGAGCAGACGGCCGATGCGTCCGTTGCCATCGAGGAAGGGATGAATCGTTTCGAACTGGGCATGCGCGAGACCGATAGTGATCAACGCGGGCAGCGCGGCGGGTCCGTTGAGAAACGTTTCGAGATCGCCTAACGCACGGGGCACGTCGCCAGGAGGCGGCGGGACGAACGTTGCTTCAGCCGGCGTCGCGCCGCGGGCGCCGATCCAGTTCTGCGACGTCCGAATTTCTCCGGGCGCGAGATTGCCGCCCCGCGCACTTTTCATCAGCTCCGCGTGAATCTCGCGAATCAGTCGAACCGACACGGGCAGCTCGCGCAGGCGCGCGAGCCCATGGTTCATCGCGGCAACGTAGTTCACGACGTCGCCGACGTCGCCCTTTTCGGATCGTGAAAGTAGATGCGATTCCGCGGCGAGCAGATCCTGAAGCGAGCTCTGTGTGCCCTCGATTTGACTCGAGAGCACAGCTTCCTTGCGCACGTACATGAGCACGAACAGATCCGGGTTCGGAAGCGTAAGCACCGAACCATCGAGGCGGCCAAGTGCGCGATCCGCATCCGACAAGACCTGTTGGAGGTTGTCGCTGATGCGGACCGGTGGGTCGGGCGGAAGCGGCGCCGGAATGAACGCCCGGACGCCGGAAGGCTGAAGCTGATAATGTCCAGCTCGCCTAGGATCGTTTTGCGAGGAAACCATACGTCAGGCTGCCTTTACCATGGAGATGATTCGCGCTCTTATTAAAGCAAGGCTTTAATATATCGCGAATTCTGCGTCATAGTAAAGGCAGCCTTTCACATGCAGTACACCGCTGCCGGCGTACTCAGCCATCCCGCACGCCGCGCGGCCTTCAGGGCGTGGATTGCTCGTCCGCCACCGTCAGCGTGTACGACGTCGGCTCGTCGCTTGGCGTCGAGATGATCAGGGTGAAATACCCGCCCGGCCCGCCGCCTAACGTGAACGCGTACGCACTCGGCCCGGTGGGCGGCTCCGAAGGATGGAGGAAGGCATCGGACGGAAGCGCGCCGAACGTGTCATCGTGCGGGCTGCCGCCGGCGATCGCCACCGCACCCGGAGACGACACCGTGATGGCCCGGGACGAGCCGCTGTCGATGTGGATACTGTAGAGATGCGCGTGCGAGCTGTCACCAACGAACGGCGCCGACGGCAGCACGCAGTCGGACGACTGGATGGAATCCGTGTGCGACACGGCGCCGGTGATCGGGGCTAACGGAACGGCGCAGGTCTGCACGCGGAGTGAGTAGGCGCCGGTGTCGGCGGGCAGGGAGTCGTCGACGGTCGCCCGCACGTCGAGCGAGTCTGGCGTCCCATTGACGAACGCGAGGACCGCCGGCGCGAACACTCCCGTCGGTGATGTCGCCAGCAGTGTGCTGTCGCTCGCCAGCAGATCGAGCCGGCTCGCGAGCTCGGCAGGCGGGAGGCCTTCCATGGCGATGATGACGCCAGTCGACCCCTGCACGTGAAGCGTGTAGTCGCTGGCCAGCGTGCTCTCCGGCTGTGCGTCCAGCACTCCGGCCAGCACGTTCGGTGTCACGCAGGCGTTCGCCGTGTCGAGCGAGTTGGCCACAACGCCCGCCGACAGCACGGCAGGCGGGCACACCTTGTTCTTGACGACCTTGGGCGCGGTGGCGGATGACCCGCAGGCGGCGCCGATGCTCGACGCAATGAGAACGACGGCGTAGCGGACGGTTCGCATGCGGTTGCCTAGGAAAGAGATTGGTTGCGGCACTATGGCGAGCGAACCGGCAGCCGGCAATCGCATTGGGGCGAATGGTTAGGCGGGCGATGCGAACACATCGCCCGCCCCGCTGCGAGTCAGAAGAGTGTCAGAGTGCCGTTCCGTTTGTGCTAACGGCGTCCCACCTGCGGCACGGACGACGCAGCGCGGCCCGCGTCGAGGTGATCCCAGTTCATGATCGTGTTGAAGCCGAGCATGTAGGTGCCCTGGGTCTGCCAGCGCCAGAAGGGCCGGATCGCGAACATCACGATGTGTCCCTTGCCCACCGATTCGTCCACGACCTGCGCGCGATCCGACAGCGCCTCGCCGCCCTTGAGC
Proteins encoded in this window:
- a CDS encoding Fic family protein — encoded protein: MVSSQNDPRRAGHYQLQPSGVRAFIPAPLPPDPPVRISDNLQQVLSDADRALGRLDGSVLTLPNPDLFVLMYVRKEAVLSSQIEGTQSSLQDLLAAESHLLSRSEKGDVGDVVNYVAAMNHGLARLRELPVSVRLIREIHAELMKSARGGNLAPGEIRTSQNWIGARGATPAEATFVPPPPGDVPRALGDLETFLNGPAALPALITIGLAHAQFETIHPFLDGNGRIGRLLITFLLVQTNLLQKPVLYLSHYFKRHRRAYYEHLQAVRDHEDWESWLAFFLTGVAEVSADAAETARRILLMRETHRKAVTERLGRAAGAGHKVLESLYDRPVLSVDGIRKLTGTTYPAANALAARLQEIGVLTEITGRARHRRFRYDAYVSLFTDTAPASGA
- a CDS encoding DUF5916 domain-containing protein; amino-acid sequence: MHAPSPVRHATATSVAATLATTGPVIDGRDNDAVWASAPVINQFLEAEPTEGAQPKARTEARVAYDAHNLYVFVRAYDPHPDSIVSLLSRRDDPTASDHITILLDSYHDHRTGFEFSVNPAGVKSDYAIYNDGTEDVAWDAIWDVATRIDSLGWTAEYRIPLSQLHYSVRKDGVFGILIWRVIQRYTETITWPLYRMSRTGLVSQFGELTGLDGLARPGDLEVTPYLVTKNVQGPASSGYDRDQQVSVGGDLKYQLSSNVLLNATANPDFGQVDADPSQLNLSGFETFFAERRPFFVEGKGLFTFNVNCVVVLDCNTGEGLFYSRRIGRAPELAGQYDDSTAEQATRILGAAKLTGRFPGGFSLGVMDAVTDRVGGANDVTLEPRANYAVVRGNQDYASGLGSVGVILTGVNRGMDPSSSPYLHSSAYAGGIDARRRFLGDYEVSGSIDASRVGGTPAAIALTQEDPVHLYQRPDGPLHFDSTRTSLSGTNVEVRAAKVGGKLLSWETAYQRRSPGFEINDMGFLLQADQQEWTTWAALAFRTPNAVWQQFRWNVNYWQYWSDAGLPTERAFNTNIHTQFNDRWWLHMGGTLGQLGRTFCDRCARGGPAIRQDSYFAPWLSIQGDDRDALVPSVSFNYWRGDGGRSHWFTVSPELDIKVSSRFSTSVYGGYTTNRNDTQYFDTYTDSAGAQHYTFAHLEQRTLSLTWRLDYAFTPNATLQLYASPFVSKGTYTNVRELADPHAVAYAARYQPYGDTTVTNDPGGFNVQQFRSNLVFRWEYRRGSTLFLVWSQGRDGSFPIEGTQTVGGDLRELFAQRSNDIFLIKLSYWFAR